One genomic segment of Helicobacter enhydrae includes these proteins:
- a CDS encoding EscU/YscU/HrcU family type III secretion system export apparatus switch protein has protein sequence MHKKAAAIAYNQTKNQAPQVIASGQGTIAQSIIAKAQEFDIPLFANATLVDSLLCLQVDEEIPPELYQAMVEVFLWLQECEQKAQISR, from the coding sequence ATGCACAAAAAAGCCGCTGCCATCGCTTATAATCAAACCAAAAACCAAGCTCCTCAAGTTATCGCTTCAGGACAAGGCACAATCGCACAAAGCATTATTGCCAAAGCACAAGAGTTTGACATTCCCCTCTTTGCCAATGCGACTTTGGTAGATTCACTCCTGTGTTTGCAAGTCGATGAGGAAATCCCGCCAGAACTTTATCAAGCGATGGTGGAAGTATTTTTGTGGCTCCAAGAATGTGAGCAAAAAGCACAAATCAGTCGCTAA
- the ribE gene encoding riboflavin synthase, translating into MFNGLIREIAKVEKFQNNHLFIQSSYIPKIGDSIAINGTCLTAVEIFAQGFCVELSTHTQAQIAVENLDGYVHIEPALQMQDRIDGHFIQGHIDAIGTITQIQTQTNQTLFKIATPPSIAHLIIPKGSIALDGVSLTIADFSQNLLSVIVIPHTLHNTLFATYTPKRRINIETDMIVRSIAHIIHKSSASKDWKHFDAITLGY; encoded by the coding sequence ATGTTTAATGGCTTGATTCGTGAAATCGCAAAGGTTGAAAAATTTCAAAACAATCATCTTTTTATCCAATCCTCTTATATCCCCAAAATTGGCGATAGTATCGCTATCAATGGCACTTGCCTTACAGCAGTAGAAATCTTTGCTCAAGGCTTTTGTGTAGAATTAAGCACGCACACACAAGCTCAAATCGCTGTTGAAAACCTAGATGGCTATGTGCATATTGAGCCAGCTTTGCAAATGCAAGATCGCATTGATGGGCATTTCATACAAGGGCATATTGATGCCATAGGCACAATCACACAGATTCAAACACAAACAAACCAAACACTTTTCAAGATTGCCACACCCCCCTCTATCGCCCACCTCATCATCCCCAAAGGCTCGATTGCTCTTGATGGAGTGAGTCTGACTATTGCTGATTTTAGCCAAAACTTATTGAGTGTGATTGTGATCCCCCACACCTTGCACAACACATTGTTTGCCACCTATACGCCCAAGCGTAGAATCAACATCGAAACAGATATGATTGTGCGTAGTATCGCACACATTATCCACAAAAGCTCTGCCTCAAAAGATTGGAAGCATTTTGATGCAATCACATTGGGATATTAA
- a CDS encoding glycosyltransferase family 8 protein encodes MPIKLILNILGFYAIASSTTPKHFLNTLIIHWGGGDKDKRGYCFHILTDGLSHNTQEKLLKFEEELNKIYPCKFEIYTLDDSEFAGLPKLNNNYLTYFRLKMASVLPKEIEKCLYLDVDMLCVSDIREIFEIDIQQKVCGAVIDAHFMPFRSAIGKKGDDFSLCIDTYFNAGLLLIDLKKWREENIEEQCFTFLKSYIPQFHDQDTLNAILSKRVYLLDLKWNFMVGHLENDGHSFREEKKPYTLNFTKQEYQNAKQEAKILHFLTGDKPWNSHFYQDNNTALLMKQWRDIALQIPIFCDELQADLSQAHLNALKPKYHSGWRKYFHKLKVLLKCARFQILLALRLK; translated from the coding sequence ATGCCAATCAAGCTTATATTAAATATCTTGGGGTTTTATGCTATAGCATCATCAACAACACCAAAACACTTTCTAAATACTCTGATAATCCACTGGGGGGGGGGGGACAAAGACAAAAGGGGCTATTGCTTTCATATTTTAACCGATGGTTTATCCCACAATACGCAAGAGAAATTACTAAAGTTTGAAGAAGAACTAAACAAAATTTATCCTTGCAAGTTTGAGATATATACATTAGATGATAGTGAATTTGCAGGATTGCCAAAACTCAACAACAACTATCTAACTTATTTTCGTTTAAAGATGGCAAGTGTTCTCCCAAAGGAAATTGAAAAATGCCTCTATCTTGATGTGGATATGCTATGCGTATCTGATATAAGAGAGATTTTTGAAATAGACATTCAGCAAAAAGTATGTGGGGCTGTCATAGATGCACACTTTATGCCATTCCGTAGCGCAATAGGCAAAAAAGGGGATGATTTTTCTCTATGTATAGACACTTATTTCAATGCTGGACTTTTACTCATCGACCTTAAAAAATGGAGAGAAGAAAACATAGAAGAACAATGCTTTACCTTTCTAAAATCTTACATTCCACAATTTCACGATCAAGACACCCTTAATGCAATTTTAAGTAAGAGAGTCTATTTGTTGGATTTGAAATGGAATTTTATGGTGGGACATTTGGAGAACGATGGGCATTCTTTCAGAGAGGAAAAAAAGCCATACACACTTAATTTCACAAAGCAGGAATATCAAAATGCAAAACAAGAAGCCAAAATTTTGCATTTTCTTACAGGAGATAAACCTTGGAATAGTCATTTTTATCAAGACAACAATACTGCTTTATTAATGAAGCAATGGAGGGATATTGCATTGCAAATTCCTATATTTTGCGATGAATTGCAAGCTGATTTATCACAAGCCCATCTAAATGCACTAAAACCCAAATACCACTCTGGATGGCGTAAATATTTCCACAAACTCAAAGTGCTTTTGAAATGCGCTAGATTCCAAATTTTATTGGCACTGCGTCTTAAGTAG